From the genome of Haloterrigena sp. KLK7, one region includes:
- a CDS encoding P-loop NTPase has product MTDETSRTDEEIRRAVVDRVREVEIMGSDPIGEQLIEDVDVADGIVTFTVDFEPVGRVLADRLTDQLRGAGLATDGVVHVRVEAAGSDAPETGLPVSGVDSIIAVGSAKGGVGKTTVTASLARALAEDGLDVGVFDANVYAPDAPDLLEADGPVATSPTGKPMPVETDDGIQVVSIELIAEDGPVAWRGAMVHDVVKDLLGNAAWDDRDVLLVDLPPGIGDAVYTIVQQAPLDGGLLVSTPTDECVRATRRTAALYSANDVPSIGVVPNMVGAAEGETTPFDGDTLAEDVAEAAYAEIEPVPFDPALREPTARSFADPASAGERAIDALRETVLEFIETEGGPAVPEDAVDLRGLPPESCQRQVVTEFGVADEEPVSVVLRGDPDDLVDVVDESLARDGRSLERTDVDDLGYDGWLVELEAAGRSAVEPAT; this is encoded by the coding sequence ATGACCGACGAGACATCGCGGACGGACGAGGAGATCAGGCGCGCCGTCGTCGATCGGGTCCGGGAGGTCGAGATCATGGGCAGCGATCCGATCGGGGAGCAGTTGATCGAGGACGTCGACGTCGCGGACGGGATCGTCACCTTCACCGTCGACTTCGAACCGGTCGGTCGCGTGCTGGCCGACCGACTGACCGACCAGCTACGGGGCGCCGGGCTGGCGACCGACGGCGTCGTCCACGTCCGGGTCGAGGCGGCCGGCTCCGACGCGCCCGAGACCGGGCTTCCGGTCTCCGGCGTCGACTCGATCATCGCCGTCGGCAGCGCGAAGGGCGGCGTCGGCAAGACGACGGTCACCGCATCGCTGGCGCGAGCGCTCGCCGAGGACGGCCTCGACGTCGGCGTCTTCGACGCCAACGTCTACGCGCCCGACGCGCCCGACCTGCTCGAGGCCGACGGACCGGTCGCGACGTCGCCGACGGGGAAGCCGATGCCCGTCGAGACCGACGACGGGATCCAGGTCGTCAGCATCGAACTGATCGCCGAGGACGGGCCGGTCGCCTGGCGCGGCGCGATGGTCCACGACGTCGTCAAGGACCTGCTGGGCAACGCCGCCTGGGACGACCGAGACGTGCTGCTCGTCGACCTGCCGCCGGGGATCGGCGACGCCGTCTACACGATCGTCCAGCAGGCGCCGTTAGACGGCGGCCTGCTGGTCTCCACGCCGACCGACGAGTGCGTGCGGGCGACCCGGCGGACCGCGGCGCTGTACTCGGCCAACGACGTGCCGTCGATCGGCGTCGTTCCCAACATGGTCGGCGCGGCCGAGGGCGAGACGACGCCGTTCGACGGTGACACGCTCGCCGAGGACGTCGCCGAGGCGGCCTACGCGGAGATCGAGCCGGTGCCGTTCGATCCGGCCCTGCGGGAACCGACCGCGCGCTCGTTTGCTGACCCCGCGAGCGCCGGCGAACGCGCGATCGACGCGCTCCGCGAGACCGTCCTCGAGTTCATCGAGACGGAGGGCGGGCCGGCGGTCCCCGAGGACGCAGTCGACCTGCGCGGGCTCCCGCCCGAGAGCTGCCAGCGACAGGTGGTCACCGAATTCGGCGTGGCCGACGAGGAGCCGGTGTCCGTAGTGTTGAGAGGCGATCCCGACGACCTCGTCGACGTCGTCGACGAGAGCCTCGCCCGGGACGGGCGCTCGCTCGAGCGGACCGACGTCGACGATCTGGGCTACGACGGCTGGCTGGTCGAACTCGAGGCGGCGGGTCGGTCGGCGGTCGAACCGGCGACCTGA
- a CDS encoding SRPBCC family protein, protein MPTYQRTAVIDADFETVWEFYDSVAELEILTPDWTGLEVARAIGPDGGRRPDGYRVGTEIHLEMRPFGLFPATEWVVAVVDREVSDDRASFVDEQVGDRGPYEQWRHTHRFADVDDGTAVHDRIDYRVPGASDLPLATPLLAGMLWHRHRKTRALLE, encoded by the coding sequence ATGCCGACGTACCAGCGGACAGCAGTGATCGACGCCGATTTCGAGACCGTCTGGGAGTTCTACGACAGCGTCGCCGAACTCGAGATACTGACGCCCGACTGGACGGGGCTGGAGGTCGCCCGCGCGATCGGCCCCGACGGCGGGCGGCGTCCCGACGGCTACCGCGTCGGAACGGAGATCCACCTCGAGATGCGACCGTTTGGGCTCTTCCCGGCGACGGAGTGGGTCGTCGCGGTCGTTGATCGCGAGGTGAGCGACGACCGGGCGTCGTTCGTCGACGAACAGGTCGGTGACCGCGGGCCCTACGAGCAGTGGCGCCATACCCACCGGTTCGCCGATGTCGACGACGGAACGGCGGTCCATGACCGGATCGACTACCGCGTGCCGGGCGCCAGTGACCTGCCGCTGGCGACGCCGCTGCTCGCGGGAATGCTGTGGCACCGCCATCGGAAAACGCGGGCCCTACTCGAGTGA
- a CDS encoding MBL fold metallo-hydrolase produces the protein MSSTYEGITFERLGHASKRIETPDGTIVYVDPWGEQLEGEPGDGDIVFVTHDDFDHYDPAAIEAVADDDATVAVFEAVDTSDLDRDVVDLPYSGETTVDGIDVRTVPAYNDPAGEHVDEDGEPFHAEGEVIGLLLDLEGTTVYVTSDTDFLERHESITADVFVPPIGGHFTMDRREAADFARSVEADLVLPEHYDTFDPIETDADAFAADLEADGIRVDLF, from the coding sequence ATGTCCAGCACCTACGAGGGGATCACGTTCGAGCGACTGGGTCACGCCAGCAAGCGTATCGAAACCCCCGACGGAACGATCGTCTACGTCGATCCGTGGGGCGAGCAACTCGAGGGCGAACCCGGTGACGGCGATATCGTCTTCGTCACGCACGACGACTTCGACCACTACGATCCCGCGGCGATCGAGGCCGTGGCCGACGACGACGCCACCGTCGCGGTCTTCGAGGCCGTCGATACGAGCGATCTCGACCGCGACGTCGTGGACCTCCCGTACTCGGGCGAGACGACGGTCGACGGGATCGACGTCCGGACGGTGCCCGCCTACAACGACCCCGCGGGCGAGCACGTCGACGAGGACGGCGAGCCGTTCCACGCCGAGGGCGAGGTGATCGGCCTCCTGCTGGACCTCGAGGGGACGACCGTCTACGTCACGTCGGACACGGACTTCCTCGAGCGCCACGAGTCGATCACCGCGGACGTGTTCGTCCCGCCGATCGGCGGCCACTTCACGATGGATCGCCGCGAGGCCGCCGACTTCGCCCGGAGCGTCGAGGCCGACCTCGTGCTGCCCGAACACTACGACACCTTCGACCCGATCGAGACCGACGCCGACGCCTTCGCCGCGGACCTCGAGGCCGACGGGATCCGCGTCGACCTGTTCTGA
- a CDS encoding alpha/beta hydrolase: MNADRIDPQAKAALERQGRLPMPHNRYGLKLLRLLSGPLMRLRNRDGPSVGRTIDRTIPGPGGDLDTRLYLPDASGPFPTVVFFHGGGFVLGSIETHDWLCRHLTRESGCAVLSVEYRLAPEHPFPAAVEDAAAAVEWAAAHPEAVAGDGQVAVAGDSAGGTLAAVAALMAAERDGPEIGYQALLYPAVGIDADQPSVREHAGIVLDEDDLEWFNECYYASEIHRRNPYADPTNACDVSGVAPATVVTAGFDPLRDGGKAYAEKLVRDGVPTRYENYADMPHGFATMRDVDRARDAIAAVADDLVDALEGD; this comes from the coding sequence ATGAACGCGGACAGGATCGATCCGCAGGCGAAAGCGGCACTCGAGCGCCAGGGACGGCTGCCGATGCCGCACAACCGCTACGGGCTGAAACTCCTCCGACTCCTCAGCGGTCCGCTGATGCGGCTCCGGAACCGCGACGGACCGAGCGTCGGGCGGACGATCGATCGAACGATCCCCGGTCCCGGGGGCGATCTCGATACCCGTCTCTACCTCCCGGACGCGAGCGGCCCGTTCCCCACGGTCGTCTTCTTCCACGGGGGCGGCTTCGTTCTGGGGAGTATCGAGACCCACGACTGGCTCTGCAGGCACCTCACTCGAGAGAGCGGCTGCGCCGTCCTGTCCGTCGAGTACCGACTCGCACCCGAGCACCCGTTTCCCGCGGCGGTCGAGGACGCCGCTGCCGCCGTCGAATGGGCGGCCGCACACCCCGAAGCGGTCGCGGGGGACGGACAGGTCGCAGTCGCCGGCGATTCCGCCGGCGGGACGCTCGCCGCCGTCGCCGCGCTCATGGCGGCCGAGCGCGACGGCCCCGAGATCGGCTATCAGGCGCTCCTCTACCCGGCCGTCGGTATCGACGCGGACCAGCCGTCCGTCCGGGAGCACGCCGGCATCGTCCTCGACGAGGACGATCTGGAGTGGTTCAACGAGTGCTACTACGCGAGCGAGATCCACCGGCGCAACCCCTACGCCGATCCGACGAACGCCTGCGACGTCTCCGGCGTCGCGCCGGCGACGGTCGTCACCGCCGGCTTCGACCCGCTCCGCGACGGCGGCAAGGCCTACGCCGAAAAACTGGTCCGCGACGGCGTTCCCACGCGTTACGAGAACTACGCGGACATGCCCCACGGCTTCGCGACGATGCGCGACGTCGACCGCGCCCGCGACGCGATCGCGGCCGTCGCCGACGATCTCGTCGACGCGCTCGAGGGCGACTGA
- a CDS encoding DHH family phosphoesterase translates to MSTGVTISSISDYAILGCGSVGYAVAEELVEQGKDVLIVDRDESRVESLRDQDLDARTADIREPEAADLVADRDVVLILASDVESNKQAVEHIREIDDTQFVVARASDPVSGDELEELGADIVINPSSVIAESALRALESGELEYNAGKLAQLLEETSTRLAIVTQDSPDPDSIASAAALQAIATHLGIESDIIYLGDVGHQENRAFVNLLGIDLVQWDEIEDHAVYDTVALVDHGTAGEMDLPVDVVIDHHEPEAELEPEFVDVRPNMSSTSTIMTKYIQEFDMNVSEEVATALLYGIRAETLDFKRDTTPADLTAAAYLYPFANHDTLEQVESPSMSPETLDVLAEAITNRDVQGSHLVSNAGFVRDREALTQAASHLLNLEGVTTTAVFGIADETIFLAGRSKDIRINIGKVLEDAYGEMGETAGHSTQASAEIPLGIFTGIEISDDTRDTLLELTEEAVKRTLFDAMGVEGSSEGSNGN, encoded by the coding sequence ATGAGTACGGGGGTTACGATCTCGTCGATCTCTGACTACGCGATCCTCGGCTGTGGGAGCGTCGGCTACGCGGTCGCGGAAGAACTCGTCGAGCAGGGCAAGGACGTCCTCATCGTCGACCGCGACGAGAGCCGCGTCGAATCGCTGCGCGATCAGGACTTAGACGCCCGCACCGCCGACATTCGCGAACCCGAAGCCGCCGACCTCGTCGCCGACCGGGACGTCGTCCTCATCCTCGCCTCGGACGTCGAATCGAACAAACAGGCCGTCGAGCACATCCGCGAGATCGACGACACCCAGTTCGTCGTCGCCCGCGCGAGCGACCCCGTTTCCGGGGACGAACTCGAGGAACTCGGCGCCGACATCGTCATCAACCCCTCCTCGGTGATCGCCGAGTCCGCCCTCCGGGCGCTCGAGTCGGGCGAACTCGAGTACAACGCGGGGAAACTCGCCCAGCTGCTAGAGGAGACCTCGACGCGGCTGGCGATCGTCACCCAGGACAGCCCCGACCCGGACTCGATCGCGTCGGCGGCGGCCCTGCAGGCGATCGCGACCCACCTCGGCATCGAGTCGGACATCATCTACCTGGGCGACGTCGGCCACCAGGAGAACCGGGCGTTCGTCAACCTGCTGGGGATCGATCTGGTCCAGTGGGACGAGATCGAGGACCACGCGGTCTACGACACCGTTGCACTGGTCGACCACGGGACCGCCGGCGAGATGGATCTGCCCGTCGACGTCGTCATCGACCACCACGAACCGGAAGCGGAGCTCGAACCCGAGTTCGTCGACGTCCGGCCGAACATGTCCTCGACGTCGACGATCATGACGAAGTACATCCAGGAGTTCGATATGAACGTCTCCGAGGAGGTCGCCACGGCGCTCCTCTACGGCATCCGCGCGGAGACCCTGGATTTCAAACGCGACACGACCCCCGCCGACCTCACCGCGGCCGCCTACCTCTACCCGTTCGCGAACCACGACACCTTAGAGCAGGTGGAGTCGCCGTCGATGTCCCCCGAGACGCTCGACGTGCTCGCGGAGGCGATCACCAACCGCGACGTCCAGGGGAGCCACCTCGTCTCCAACGCGGGCTTCGTCCGCGACCGCGAGGCGCTCACGCAGGCCGCCAGCCACCTCCTGAACCTCGAGGGCGTCACCACCACCGCCGTCTTCGGCATCGCCGACGAGACCATCTTCCTCGCCGGCCGCTCGAAGGACATCCGCATCAACATCGGCAAGGTGCTCGAGGACGCCTACGGCGAGATGGGCGAGACCGCGGGCCACTCGACGCAGGCCAGCGCGGAGATCCCGCTCGGCATCTTCACCGGCATCGAGATCTCCGACGACACCCGTGACACGCTGCTCGAACTCACGGAGGAGGCCGTCAAACGGACGCTGTTCGACGCGATGGGCGTCGAGGGAAGTAGCGAAGGCTCGAACGGAAACTGA
- a CDS encoding PRC-barrel domain-containing protein → MDDTPQEITSLVGREVYSNNGVFVGEVEDLRLNVDGQAITGLALGNLNSELFTDATRSGQGVIVPYRWVRAVGDVILINDVVERVRQPDEEEEELIA, encoded by the coding sequence ATGGACGACACTCCCCAGGAAATCACCTCACTCGTCGGACGCGAGGTCTACTCGAACAACGGCGTCTTCGTCGGCGAAGTCGAAGATCTGCGACTGAACGTCGACGGCCAGGCCATCACCGGACTCGCACTCGGTAATCTCAACTCCGAACTATTCACGGACGCCACCCGCAGCGGACAGGGCGTCATCGTCCCCTACCGCTGGGTCCGTGCCGTCGGCGACGTCATCCTGATCAACGACGTCGTCGAACGCGTCCGCCAACCCGACGAGGAAGAGGAAGAGTTGATCGCGTAA
- a CDS encoding phosphotransacetylase family protein produces the protein MSDTNSTDTDTTPDDTETTDGQQTDGRRGDRQSTDATATASDADTILVCSLAESTGKTAITLALARLAAEEGDSVGYMKPKGTRLESNVGKTLDEDPLLARELLDLEAEMHDLEPVVYSPTFVEQAIRGREDPNEVRERVVEAFETLAEGRDRMFVEGGGEYDVGGSIDLTDADVAELLDARVVLVASHEVPGDVDDVLAAADAFGDRLAGVVFNDVADAVYDALENDVVPFLEEREIPVFGVLPSERTLSGVTVRELADELGASVLAEDGQDAYVERFSVGAMGADSALRHFRRTKDAAVITGGDRAEIHTAALEAPGVRCLILTGGHRPAGAIVGQAAEKGMPILSVQTDTLTTVERAEDVVRSGRTRDVETVDRMAELLTDHAAVDSILDGPR, from the coding sequence ATGAGCGACACCAATTCCACGGACACCGACACCACCCCAGACGACACCGAGACGACCGACGGTCAGCAGACTGACGGCCGTCGCGGCGACCGACAGTCGACCGACGCCACCGCGACCGCGAGCGACGCCGACACGATCCTCGTCTGTTCGCTCGCGGAGAGCACCGGCAAGACGGCGATCACGCTGGCGCTCGCTCGGCTCGCGGCCGAGGAAGGCGACAGCGTCGGCTACATGAAACCGAAGGGCACCCGACTCGAGAGCAACGTCGGGAAGACCTTGGACGAGGACCCGCTGCTCGCCCGCGAACTGCTCGACCTCGAGGCCGAAATGCACGACCTGGAACCCGTCGTCTACTCGCCGACGTTCGTCGAGCAGGCGATCCGCGGCCGGGAGGACCCCAACGAGGTGCGCGAGCGCGTGGTCGAGGCCTTCGAGACGCTCGCCGAGGGCCGGGACCGCATGTTCGTCGAGGGCGGCGGCGAGTACGACGTCGGCGGCAGCATCGACCTCACCGACGCCGACGTGGCGGAGCTGCTGGACGCCCGCGTCGTCCTCGTCGCCTCCCACGAGGTTCCCGGCGACGTCGACGACGTGCTCGCTGCCGCCGACGCCTTCGGTGATCGGCTCGCCGGCGTCGTCTTCAACGACGTCGCGGACGCCGTCTACGACGCGCTCGAGAACGACGTCGTCCCCTTCCTCGAGGAACGAGAGATTCCGGTCTTCGGCGTGCTCCCCAGCGAGCGGACGCTCTCAGGCGTGACCGTCCGGGAGCTGGCCGACGAACTGGGCGCGTCCGTACTCGCCGAGGACGGACAGGACGCCTACGTCGAGCGGTTCAGCGTCGGCGCGATGGGCGCCGACAGCGCCCTGCGACACTTCCGCCGGACGAAAGACGCCGCCGTGATCACCGGCGGCGACCGCGCCGAGATCCACACGGCCGCGCTCGAGGCCCCCGGCGTCCGCTGTCTCATTCTGACCGGCGGCCATCGTCCCGCCGGCGCGATCGTCGGCCAGGCCGCCGAGAAGGGGATGCCGATTCTCTCGGTGCAGACGGACACGCTGACGACCGTCGAACGCGCCGAAGACGTCGTCCGGAGCGGTCGGACGCGCGACGTCGAGACCGTCGATCGGATGGCGGAACTGCTGACCGACCACGCGGCGGTCGACTCGATTCTGGACGGTCCTCGCTAG
- a CDS encoding acetate--CoA ligase family protein produces MGRLAELFDPETVAVVGATDREGAVGRAILENLQDRFDGEVVPINPGRDEVLGLECYSDVSSAPPIDLAVVVVPPDIAIDALRELGEAGTRNVVVITAGFSETGGEGAERERQLREVADEYDLNVVGPNSLGVMATHSGMNATFGPEHALEGSISFMSQSGAFITAVLDWANEQGIGFQDVVSLGNKAVLDETDFVREWGDDPDTDVIIGYLEDVDDGQGFIEAAREVTDDTPIVLVKSGRTDAGAQAASSHTGAIAGSERAYEAGLEQAGVLRARSVQELFDSARALAGLPEPESDGVAVVTNAGGPGVLTTDAVGDSTLGMADFTNETIDELAEAMPDEANVYNPIDAIGDADVDRFGEALEIALEDPNVGSAVVVAAPTAVLSYDELAETVIDKLEAHDTPVVTCLMGGQRARDAEETLRESGIPNYFDPSRAVSGLDALARFRDVRERTVDEPERFDVDRERAREILARAERSDDNRLGVESMDLLEAYGIPTPDGEIVDDPDRARAVAESIAGDVVMKIVSPDISHKSDIGGVKVGVPDAEVYDAYEDLVARARNYQPDATILGVQVQEQLDLEAGTETIVGMNRDPQFGPLLLFGLGGIFVEILEDTSVRVAPIGEGEARDMIDEIQAAPLLRGARGREPADVDGVVETIQRLSQLVTDFPAILELDVNPLVAGPEGVQAIDLRLTVDPDELETDTTEEA; encoded by the coding sequence ATGGGACGGTTAGCCGAACTTTTCGACCCCGAGACCGTCGCCGTAGTCGGCGCGACCGACCGCGAGGGCGCCGTCGGCCGCGCGATACTGGAGAACCTCCAGGACCGATTCGACGGCGAAGTCGTGCCGATCAACCCCGGCCGCGACGAGGTGCTCGGGCTCGAGTGCTATTCGGACGTGTCGAGTGCGCCGCCGATCGATCTGGCGGTCGTCGTCGTACCGCCCGATATCGCGATCGACGCGCTGCGCGAGCTCGGCGAGGCCGGGACGCGAAACGTCGTCGTCATCACCGCCGGCTTCTCGGAGACCGGCGGCGAGGGGGCCGAGCGCGAGCGGCAGTTACGCGAGGTCGCCGACGAGTACGACCTCAACGTCGTCGGCCCCAACAGCCTCGGGGTCATGGCCACGCACAGCGGCATGAACGCCACGTTCGGCCCCGAACACGCCCTCGAGGGATCGATCTCCTTTATGAGCCAGTCGGGCGCGTTCATCACGGCCGTCTTGGACTGGGCCAACGAGCAGGGGATCGGCTTTCAGGACGTCGTCTCGCTGGGGAACAAGGCCGTCCTCGACGAGACGGACTTCGTCCGCGAGTGGGGCGACGACCCCGACACCGACGTCATCATCGGCTACCTCGAGGACGTCGACGACGGTCAGGGGTTCATCGAGGCCGCCCGCGAGGTGACCGACGACACCCCGATCGTCCTCGTCAAGTCCGGTCGAACCGACGCAGGTGCGCAGGCCGCCTCCTCGCACACGGGCGCGATCGCCGGCAGCGAGCGGGCCTACGAGGCGGGCTTAGAGCAGGCCGGCGTTCTCCGAGCGCGATCCGTCCAGGAGCTGTTCGACTCCGCGCGGGCCCTCGCGGGACTGCCCGAACCCGAATCGGACGGCGTCGCCGTCGTCACCAACGCGGGCGGCCCGGGCGTGCTGACGACCGACGCCGTCGGCGACTCGACGCTCGGAATGGCCGACTTCACGAACGAGACGATCGACGAACTCGCCGAGGCGATGCCCGACGAGGCCAACGTCTACAACCCGATCGACGCGATCGGCGACGCCGACGTCGACCGGTTCGGCGAGGCCTTAGAGATCGCTCTCGAGGATCCCAACGTCGGCAGCGCGGTCGTCGTCGCCGCGCCGACGGCCGTCCTCTCCTACGACGAGTTGGCGGAGACGGTCATCGACAAACTCGAGGCCCACGACACGCCCGTCGTCACCTGCCTGATGGGCGGCCAACGGGCCCGCGACGCCGAGGAGACGCTGCGCGAGTCCGGGATCCCGAACTACTTCGATCCCTCGCGGGCCGTTTCGGGACTGGACGCGCTGGCCCGGTTTCGTGACGTCCGCGAGCGGACCGTCGACGAGCCCGAGCGGTTCGACGTCGACCGCGAGCGCGCCCGCGAGATCCTCGCCCGCGCCGAGCGGAGCGACGACAACCGGCTCGGCGTCGAGTCGATGGACCTGCTCGAGGCCTACGGCATCCCGACCCCCGACGGCGAGATCGTCGACGACCCCGACCGGGCCCGAGCGGTCGCCGAATCGATCGCGGGCGACGTCGTGATGAAGATCGTCAGCCCCGACATCTCCCACAAGTCCGACATCGGCGGCGTCAAGGTCGGCGTTCCCGACGCGGAGGTCTACGACGCCTACGAGGACCTCGTCGCCCGCGCGCGCAACTACCAGCCCGACGCGACGATCCTCGGCGTGCAGGTTCAAGAGCAACTGGACCTCGAGGCCGGCACCGAGACCATCGTCGGGATGAACCGCGATCCGCAGTTCGGTCCGCTGCTCCTGTTCGGTCTCGGCGGCATCTTCGTCGAGATCTTGGAGGACACGTCGGTCCGCGTCGCCCCGATCGGCGAGGGCGAGGCTCGCGACATGATCGACGAGATACAGGCCGCGCCGCTGTTGCGCGGCGCCCGCGGGCGCGAGCCGGCGGACGTCGACGGCGTCGTCGAGACGATCCAGCGGCTCTCGCAGCTGGTGACGGACTTCCCGGCGATCCTCGAACTCGACGTCAACCCGCTCGTGGCGGGCCCGGAGGGCGTACAGGCGATCGACCTCAGACTCACCGTCGATCCGGACGAACTCGAGACGGACACCACGGAGGAAGCATGA
- a CDS encoding metal ABC transporter permease, translating to MHRETRLRLELIGIGATGLLAAVMIGFLALDYLQGYPVAGALYEQFRTAGRIADYVLGTNVFRHPFMWRSLATGILIGIVAPLVGTYLVHREMALIGETLAHTAFAGVAIGLLFSATTDFGVSLLLAALVVAVCGALGVQWLTEHTDTYGDVPIAIMLTGSFAVGTLIISYGRGMTGINVEDYLFGSISVVTPGGARLVAVLAVLVVAVVVATYKQLLFITFDEQAARVARLNVTWYNTLLIVMTAVVVVGAMQILGVILVAAMLVIPVAAATQIAHSFRETLFCSILFGQVAILGGFAVAIAGSLPTGGSIVVVAIACYLLAILVSSRSTAAISTH from the coding sequence ATGCACCGCGAGACGAGACTTCGGCTGGAACTGATCGGAATCGGCGCGACGGGACTGCTGGCGGCGGTCATGATCGGCTTCCTCGCCCTCGACTACCTGCAGGGATATCCAGTCGCGGGCGCGCTGTACGAGCAGTTCCGCACCGCCGGCCGGATCGCGGACTACGTCCTCGGAACGAACGTCTTCAGACACCCGTTCATGTGGCGCTCGCTCGCGACGGGGATCCTGATCGGGATCGTCGCACCGCTGGTCGGCACCTACCTCGTCCACCGCGAGATGGCCCTGATCGGCGAGACCCTCGCCCACACCGCGTTCGCCGGCGTCGCCATCGGCCTGCTGTTCAGCGCCACGACCGACTTCGGCGTCTCCCTGTTGCTCGCGGCGCTGGTCGTCGCCGTCTGCGGCGCGCTCGGCGTCCAGTGGCTGACCGAGCACACCGACACCTACGGCGACGTGCCGATCGCGATCATGCTCACCGGTAGCTTCGCCGTCGGGACGCTCATCATCAGCTACGGCCGGGGCATGACCGGGATCAACGTCGAGGACTACCTCTTCGGGAGCATCTCCGTCGTCACGCCCGGCGGCGCGCGGCTGGTCGCGGTGCTCGCCGTCCTCGTCGTCGCCGTCGTCGTCGCGACCTACAAGCAGCTCCTGTTCATCACGTTCGACGAGCAGGCCGCCCGCGTCGCGCGGCTCAACGTCACCTGGTACAACACCCTGCTGATCGTCATGACGGCCGTCGTCGTCGTCGGCGCGATGCAGATCCTCGGCGTCATCCTCGTCGCCGCGATGCTCGTCATCCCGGTCGCGGCCGCGACGCAGATCGCCCACAGCTTCCGCGAGACGCTGTTCTGCTCGATCCTGTTCGGCCAGGTGGCGATCCTCGGCGGCTTCGCGGTCGCGATCGCCGGCAGCCTCCCCACCGGCGGCTCGATCGTCGTCGTCGCCATCGCCTGTTACCTGCTCGCGATCCTCGTCTCGAGTCGGTCGACGGCCGCTATCTCGACGCACTGA
- a CDS encoding metal ABC transporter ATP-binding protein, with translation MTVVDLQNVTFAYGDQPAVRDVSLTVEEGDLLGLIGPNGSGKTTLLHLMLGLLSPDSGRIELFDEPVGSFDEGERIGYVSQQATSRGGTMPVTVREAVTMGRFAHVGHGRIREEDREIVADAIETVGIEDLADRQVNQLSGGQRQRAYIARALASEADLLALDEPTVGVDAESRDAFYQLLESLNADGITIILIEHDIGVVTDRANRIACINTELYHHGDTESFVESDALTEAYGATGQVVHHHH, from the coding sequence GTGACCGTCGTCGACCTCCAGAACGTGACGTTCGCCTACGGTGACCAGCCCGCGGTCCGCGACGTCTCCCTGACCGTCGAGGAGGGCGATCTGCTCGGACTGATCGGCCCCAACGGCTCCGGGAAGACGACGCTCCTTCATCTCATGCTCGGGCTCCTCAGCCCCGATAGCGGCCGAATCGAGCTGTTCGACGAGCCCGTCGGGTCGTTCGACGAGGGCGAGCGGATCGGCTACGTCTCCCAGCAGGCGACCAGCCGCGGCGGGACGATGCCGGTCACCGTCCGCGAGGCCGTCACGATGGGGCGGTTCGCCCACGTCGGCCACGGCCGGATTCGGGAGGAAGACCGCGAGATCGTCGCCGACGCCATCGAGACGGTCGGCATCGAGGACCTTGCCGACCGGCAGGTCAACCAGCTCTCGGGCGGGCAGCGACAGCGCGCCTACATCGCGCGGGCGCTGGCCTCCGAGGCCGACCTGCTCGCGCTCGACGAGCCGACCGTCGGGGTCGACGCCGAGTCCCGCGACGCCTTCTACCAGTTGCTCGAGTCGCTCAACGCCGACGGGATCACGATCATCCTGATCGAGCACGACATCGGCGTCGTCACGGACCGCGCGAACCGGATCGCCTGTATCAACACGGAACTGTACCACCACGGTGACACGGAGTCGTTCGTCGAGAGCGACGCGCTCACCGAGGCCTACGGGGCGACGGGACAGGTCGTCCACCACCACCACTGA